One window from the genome of Corynebacterium sp. SCR221107 encodes:
- the ssd gene encoding septum site-determining protein Ssd has protein sequence MNEVTHTMAPDAGIAADVDDLIPPLPVRKVRLVQQMPTPKPQAVTRGMDAPVLVGVADPALHPEVSTIVAATGRTRLDTTQVSEILKHAPRACAIILDPEVAAGVVSHQLAGTIFLVHADPGPVDWKLAMQLHAEEALVLPAQAPELLAALGRREKVLHADTFALSIAGAVGGAGASTLAAAVATQVAGSVLIDADPRGGGLDLLLGVEEHTGVRWNDLGRATGLDAAALLAALPEVEGFRLLGPARTQLHHELEPAQLRGVADTLGGHASLIFDTAGVGECFEQAVAHSDAVALVVPAEVRAAVTAHGLARALDAQRIKPFLVVRHRGWSGLSASEVEDVVGAPVVAEIPTVRRLAKRIETQGLGARMPKPLRAAARAVTDKVRELA, from the coding sequence ATGAACGAAGTAACGCACACCATGGCACCTGACGCCGGTATCGCCGCTGATGTGGACGATCTCATTCCACCGTTGCCGGTGCGCAAGGTCCGGCTGGTCCAGCAGATGCCCACGCCCAAGCCGCAGGCGGTGACAAGAGGCATGGATGCCCCAGTGCTCGTGGGGGTGGCCGACCCCGCGCTGCATCCGGAGGTCTCCACCATCGTCGCCGCCACCGGGCGCACCCGACTCGATACCACCCAGGTGTCGGAGATCCTGAAGCATGCCCCGCGCGCCTGCGCGATCATCCTCGACCCGGAGGTGGCCGCGGGCGTGGTCTCCCACCAACTCGCGGGAACGATCTTCCTCGTCCACGCCGATCCCGGTCCGGTGGATTGGAAGCTGGCCATGCAGCTGCACGCCGAGGAGGCTTTGGTGTTGCCGGCCCAGGCACCCGAGCTGCTGGCCGCGCTGGGGCGCCGCGAGAAGGTCCTGCACGCAGATACCTTTGCCCTGAGCATCGCCGGTGCCGTGGGCGGGGCAGGCGCCTCGACGCTGGCCGCGGCCGTGGCGACGCAGGTTGCGGGAAGCGTGCTGATCGACGCCGACCCGCGCGGCGGCGGCCTCGACCTGCTTCTCGGGGTCGAGGAGCACACCGGGGTCCGGTGGAATGACCTAGGCAGGGCGACGGGTTTGGATGCCGCAGCCCTGCTCGCTGCGCTTCCGGAGGTCGAAGGGTTTCGGCTGCTGGGGCCCGCCCGCACCCAGTTGCACCACGAACTCGAGCCGGCACAGCTGCGCGGGGTCGCCGATACCCTGGGCGGGCACGCCAGCCTTATCTTCGATACCGCAGGGGTGGGGGAGTGCTTCGAGCAGGCGGTGGCGCACTCCGATGCGGTGGCACTTGTCGTTCCGGCGGAGGTACGCGCCGCGGTCACAGCCCACGGGCTCGCACGTGCGCTGGATGCCCAACGCATCAAGCCCTTTCTGGTGGTGCGCCACCGCGGCTGGTCGGGGCTGAGTGCCAGCGAGGTTGAAGACGTCGTGGGAGCCCCCGTGGTCGCCGAAATACCGACGGTGCGCAGGCTCGCCAAGCGGATCGAAACCCAAGGCCTCGGCGCGCGCATGCCGAAGCCCCTGCGGGCTGCCGCCCGTGCGGTCACCGACAAGGTCCGGGAGCTGGCATGA